The following proteins come from a genomic window of Ammospiza nelsoni isolate bAmmNel1 chromosome 6, bAmmNel1.pri, whole genome shotgun sequence:
- the LOC132074210 gene encoding putative per-hexamer repeat protein 5, protein MGMSPKRGCHHRNGAGDVTETGLPPPERGWGCHRNGAATTGTGMGMPPKRGCHHRNGDGNVTGTGLGWPPGPPERGWGCHRNGDGDVTGTGLPPPERGWGCHRQQNGAATTGTGMGMPPKRGWDGRRGHRNGAGDVTETGLPPPERGWGCHRNGAGMAAGATGTGMGMSPKRGCHPRNGAGDVTGTGLGWPPGHRNGDGDATGTGLPPPERGWECHRNGAGMAAGATGTGLGMSPKRGCHHRNGDGDVTGTGLGWPPGPPERGWGCHRNGAATTGTGMGMSPERGCHHRNGDGNATETGLPPPERGWECHRNGAGMDTGATGTGLGMSPERGCHRNGAVTAGTGMGMSPKWGWDGHRNGDGAATGTGMSPKRGWGCHHRNGAATETGLSPPERGWGCHRHQNGAATSETGMGMPPKRGWGCHRNGIGAVNETGLPPPKRGCHHRNGDGDVTKTGLPEKWGWGCHRNGIGAVTKTGLSPPKRGWGCRRSALPPRPGGCHHRNGDGAATTGTGLSPKWGWSCHRNGAATAGTGLGLPPPKRGCHRNGDGAVSERGLGMSPKRGCNHQNRDGDVTETGLPPPDQGCHRNGAATGTGPGLGLPTERGCHRGQWDCHRNGAATAGIMVM, encoded by the exons atggggatgtcACCGAAACGGGGCTGCCACCACCGGAACGGGGCTGGGGATGTCACCGAGACGGGGCTGCCACCACCGgaacggggatggggatgtcACCGGAACGGGGCTGCCACCACCGGAACGGGGATGGGAATGCCACCGAAACGGGGCTGCCACCACCGGAACGGGGATGGGAATGTCACCGGAACGGGGCTGGGATGGCCGCCGGGGCCACCGGAACGGGGCTGGGGATGTCACCGAaacggggatggggatgtcACCGGAACGGGGCTGCCACCACCGgaacggggatggggatgtcACCGTCAGCAAAACGGGGCTGCCACCACCGGAACGGGGATGGGAATGCCACCGAAACGGGGCTGGGATGGCCGCCGGGGCCACCGGAACGGGGCTGGGGATGTCACCGAAACGGGGCTGCCACCCCCGgaacggggatggggatgtcACCGGAACGGGGCTGGGATGGCCGCCGGGGCCACCGgaacggggatggggatgtcACCGAAACGGGGCTGCCACCCCCGGAACGGGGCTGGGGATGTCACCGGAACGGGGCTGGGATGGCCGCCGGGCCACCGGAACGGGGATGGGGATGCCACCGGAACGGGGCTGCCACCACCGGAACGGGGATGGGAATGCCACCGAAACGGGGCTGGGATGGCCGCCGGGGCCACCGGAACGGGGCTGGGGATGTCACCGAAACGGGGCTGCCACCACCGgaacggggatggggatgtcACCGGAACGGGGCTGGGATGGCCGCCGGGGCCACCGGAACGGGGCTGGGGATGTCACCGAAACGGGGCTGCCACCACCGgaacggggatggggatgtcACCGGAACGGGGCTGCCACCACCGGAACGGGGATGGGAATGCCACCGAAACGGGGCTGCCACCACCGGAACGGGGATGGGAATGCCACCGAAACGGGGCTGGGATGGACACCGGGGCCACCGGAACGGGGCTGGGGATGTCACCGGAACGGGGCTGCCACCGAAACGGGGCTGTCACCGCCGgaacggggatggggatgtcgccaaaatggggctgggatggccACCGGAacggggatggggctgccacCGGAACAGGGATGTCACCAAaacggggctggggctgccaccaCCGGAACGGGGCTGCCACCGAAACGGGGCTGTCACCACCGGaacggggctggggctgtcaccgTCATCAAAACGGGGCTGCCACTTCCGAAACGGGGATGGGAATGCCACCGAAACGGGGATGGGGCTGTCACCGGAACGGGATTGGGGCTGTCAACGAAACGGGGCTGCCACCACCAAAACGGGGCTGTCACCACcggaatggggatggggatgtcaCAAAAACGGGGCTGCCAGagaaatggggatggggatgtcaCCGGAACGGGATTGGGGCAGTCACCAAAACGGGGCTGTCGCCACCAAaacggggctggggctgtcgCCGGAGCGCGCTGCCACCGCGGCCAGGGGGCTGTCATCACCGAAACGGGGATGGTGCTGCCACCACTGGAACGGGGCTGTCACCGAAATGGGGCTGGAGCTGTCACCGAAACGGGGCTGCCACCGCCGGaacggggctggggctgccaccaCCGAAACGGGGCTGTCACCGAAACGGAGATGGGGCTGTCAGCGAAAGGGGGCTGGGGATGTCCCCTAAACGGGGCTGTAACCACCAAAACAGGGATGGAGATGTCACCGAAACGGGGCTGCCGCCACCGGACCAGGGCTGTCACCGAAACGGGGCTGCCACCGGAacagggccggggctggggctgccaacGGAACGGGGCTGCCACCGAGGCCAGTGGGATTGTCACCGGAATGGGGCTGCCACTGCAG GAATTATGGTGATGTGA